A stretch of Usitatibacter palustris DNA encodes these proteins:
- the amrA gene encoding AmmeMemoRadiSam system protein A: MPDRAPRGVVLVDIARAAIGEALGLSAPPGHEDPWLLEKAATFVTLHKLGDLRGCIGSIDARRPLGADVAHNARRAAFNDPRFPPVTSDEFDALEVEVSVLSPRSPVRAVSESEAIANLRPGIDGIYLEYAGSSATFLPQVWQSIPDPTQFLSELRRKAALPPRFWHPDLRITRYTVEKFVDDRSRR, encoded by the coding sequence ATGCCTGATCGCGCGCCGCGGGGCGTCGTGCTCGTCGACATTGCGCGCGCGGCGATCGGTGAAGCGCTCGGCCTTTCGGCCCCACCGGGCCATGAAGACCCGTGGTTGCTGGAGAAGGCCGCGACGTTCGTCACCTTGCACAAGCTGGGCGACCTGCGTGGCTGCATCGGCTCGATCGACGCGCGCCGGCCGCTTGGTGCCGACGTTGCGCACAACGCGCGCAGGGCCGCCTTCAATGACCCGCGCTTCCCGCCCGTCACGAGCGATGAATTCGATGCGCTCGAGGTCGAGGTCTCGGTCCTTTCGCCGCGCAGCCCCGTTCGCGCTGTCAGCGAGTCCGAGGCCATCGCGAACCTTCGCCCCGGCATCGACGGCATTTACCTCGAGTACGCGGGCTCGAGCGCGACCTTCCTGCCGCAGGTCTGGCAGAGCATTCCCGATCCCACGCAATTCCTCAGCGAGCTGCGGCGCAAGGCCGCGCTGCCGCCGCGCTTCTGGCATCCCGACCTGCGCATCACGCGTTATACGGTCGAGAAGTTCGTCGATGACCGCAGTCGCCGCTGA